The Neovison vison isolate M4711 chromosome 13, ASM_NN_V1, whole genome shotgun sequence genome includes a region encoding these proteins:
- the PDCD7 gene encoding programmed cell death protein 7, with amino-acid sequence MKERPHTPGALGAGRILLVSRVYYVTSSPEDTLSRGTTQIPVTAQTPSVVDMALPPYFAPGRAGPPPPQPPPPAPFGCPPPPLPSPAFPPPLPQRPGPFLGASAPFLQPPLALQPRAPGEASRGGGGSGSGGGVFYPVPPPPLPPPPPQCRPFPGTDGGERSRPPPPGPGPPWSPHWPEAPPPSDVLGDAALQRLRDRQWLEAVFGTPRRAGCPVPPRAPAGPSLGEVRAQLRGALHLVRRLRDLGQALREAEADGAAWVLLHAQAAPLRAQLAERLQLLTQAAYVGEARRRLERVRRRRLRLRERAREREAEREAEAARAVEREQEIDLWRVKCVQEVEEKKREQELKAAADGVLSEVRKKQADTKRMVDILRALEKLRKLRKEAAARKGVCPPASADETFEHHLQRLRKLIKKRSELYEAEERALRVMLEGEQEEERKRELEKKQRKEKEKILLQKREIESKLFGDPDEFPLAHLLQPFRQYYLQAEHSLPALIQIRHDWDQYLVPSDHPKGNSVPQGWVLPPLPSNDIWATAIKLH; translated from the exons ATGAAGGAACGCCCACACACGCCTGGGGCTCTCGGGGCCGGGCGCATCCTGCTGGTGTCGCGCGTGTACTACGTCACTTCCTCCCCGGAAGACACTCTTTCTAGGGGAACCACTCAAATTCCTGTCACTGCTCAGACTCCCTCCGTGGTGGATATGGCTTTGCCGCCCTACTTCGCCCCAGGTCGCGCAGGCCCTCCGCCTCCGCAGCCGCCGCCTCCCGCTCCCTTTGGCTGTCCGCCACCGCCGCTGCCCTCCCCGGCTTTCCCGCCGCCTCTTCCCCAGCGGCCCGGCCCCTTTCTGGGGGCCTCCgcccccttcctccagcccccGCTGGCTCTGCAGCCCCGGGCCCCCGGGGAAGCCTCTCGCGGCGGCGGCGGTAGCGGTAGCGGCGGCGGCGTCTTCTACCCGGTGCCGCCACCGCCGCTGCCTCCGCCGCCGCCCCAGTGCCGGCCCTTCCCGGGGACCGACGGTGGCGAGCGGtcgcggccgccgccgccaggCCCGGGGCCGCCCTGGAGTCCGCACTGGCCTGAGGCGCCGCCGCCGTCCGACGTGCTTGGGGATGCGGCCCTGCAGCGCCTACGCGACCGGCAGTGGCTAGAGGCGGTGTTCGGAACCCCGCGGCGGGCCGGCTGCCCGGTGCCTCCACGCGCGCCCGCCGGGCCCAGTCTGGGCGAAGTGCGCGCACAGTTGCGCGGGGCTCTGCACCTGGTGCGGCGGCTGCGCGACCTGGGTCAGGCCCTGCGCGAGGCCGAGGCCGATGGCGCGGCCTGGGTGCTGCTGCATGCCCAGGCTGCGCCGCTGCGCGCCCAACTCGCCGAAAGACTACAGCTGCTGACCCAGGCCGCCTATGTGGGTGAGGCGCGGCGGAGGTTGGAGAGGGTCCGGCGCCGCCGCCTGCGGCTTCGCGAGAGGGCCCGAGAACGCGAAGCCGAGCGGGAGGCTGAAGCCGCGCGGGCAGTGGAGCGCGAACAGGAGATTGACCTTTGGAGGGTCAAGTGCGTgcaggaggtggaggagaagaagCGG GAGCAGGAACTTAAAGCTGCTGCTGATGGTGTCTTATCTGAAGTGAGGAAAAAACAAGCAGACACCAAAAGAATGGTGGACATTCTTCGGGCCTTGGAGAAATTGAGGAAGCTCAGGAAAGAGGCAGCAGCAAGAAAGG GTGTCTGTCCCCCAGCCTCAGCAGATGAGACTTTCGAGCATCATCTTCAGCGACTaagaaaactaattaaaaaacgCTCTGAATTGTATGAAGCTGAAGAGAGAGCCCTCAGAGTCATGTTGGAAGGAgaacaagaggaagagaggaaaagagaactagaaaagaaacagaggaaagaaaaagagaagattttaCTTCAGAAGCGTGAAATTGAGTCCAAGTTATTTGGGGATCCAG ATGAGTTCCCACTCGCTCACCTCTTGCAGCCCTTCCGACAGTATTACCTCCAAGCCGAGCACTCCCTGCCAGCCCTCATCCAGATAAG GCATGATTGGGATCAGTACCTGGTACCATCTGATCATCCCAAAGGCAACTCCGTTCCCCAAGGATGGGTCCTTCCCCCGCTCCCCAGCAACGACATCTGGGCAACGGCCATTAAGCTGCATTAG